A section of the Cetobacterium somerae ATCC BAA-474 genome encodes:
- the rpoC gene encoding DNA-directed RNA polymerase subunit beta' encodes MGIKSFEKIRIKLASPEKIEEWSYGEVTKPETINYRTLNPEMDGLFCERIFGPSKDWECSCGKYKRMRYKGLVCEKCGVEVTKSKVRRERMGHIALAAPVAHIWYSKGTPNKMSLILGISPKELESVLYFARYIVTASEEPTLKIGKIITEKEYKLYKQMYGKQFEAKMGAEAILKLLEMIDLEELRVELEKELEDVNSAQKRKKLVKRLKITRDFIASGNLPQWMILKNVPVIPADLRPMVQLDGGRFATSDLNDLYRRVINRNNRLKRLLEIKAPEIVVKNEKRMLQEAVDALIDNGRRGKPVVAQNNRELKSLSDMLKGKQGRFRQNLLGKRVDYSARSVIVVGPSLKMHQCGIPKKMALELYKPFIMRELVKRELASNIKTAKKLVEDADDKVWDVIEDVIQDHPVLLNRAPTLHRLSIQAFEPVLIEGKAIRLHPLVCSAFNADFDGDQMAVHLMLSPEAIMEAKLLMLAPNNIISPSNGEPIAVPSQDMVMGCFYMTKDRPGAKGEGKSFSNKEQVLTAYDRDILDTHAIVNVRINGEMVKTTAGRIMFNEMLPEVNKQYDVTFGKSQLKKLIGKLYEMHGFTKTAELINDIKNFGYHYATFAGVSVGIEDLEIPETKKSILEEADQKVAEIEADYKAGKIINEERYRKTVALWSETTAKVTDAMMSGLDQFNPVYMMANSGARGSIAQMRQLAAMRGNMADTQGRIIEVPIKANFREGLTVLEFFMSSHGARKGLADTALRTADSGYLTRRLVDISHEVIVNSIDCGTHEGIEVAELVSDGQVIEKLSERLIGRVPAEDVVYEGEVIARRNEMFTKEQIARITELEIKKIKIRSPLTCDLEKGVCQKCYGMDLANHKEILLGEAVGVIAAQSIGEPGTQLTMRTFHTGGVATATAAATSIKAENTGKVVFKDIKLLENQETQEKIVVSQSAKILIGNYDYEIASGSILIVEEGQEVKPGDVLVTFDPYHIPIIANQDGRIEYRELYVKENFDEKYNVTEYMAIKTVESGDSNPRVVIFDEDGTAKESYSIPFGAYLMVREGESVRTGQIIAKIIKEGEGTKDITGGLPRIQELFEARNPKGKAILSEIDGKVEVTGRKKKGMRVIIIRSTSDSENFKEYLAPVGEHLVVTDGMLIKAGDKITDGAISPFDVLNIKGLVAAEQFILESVQQVYRDQGVTVNDKHIEIIVKQMFKKVRIVESGASLFLEDEVVEKRVVELENNKLRAEGKAEIKYEPVIQGITKAAVNTGSFISAASFQETTKVLSNAAIEGKEDYLEGLKENVIIGKKIPAGTGYKAYKNIVPVEIED; translated from the coding sequence ATGGGAATTAAAAGTTTTGAGAAGATTAGAATTAAACTAGCTTCTCCAGAGAAGATAGAAGAGTGGTCGTACGGAGAAGTTACGAAACCAGAAACAATAAACTATAGAACATTAAATCCAGAGATGGATGGATTGTTCTGTGAAAGAATATTTGGACCATCGAAAGATTGGGAATGTTCTTGTGGAAAATATAAAAGAATGAGATACAAAGGACTAGTTTGTGAGAAATGTGGAGTTGAAGTAACTAAGTCTAAAGTAAGAAGAGAGAGAATGGGGCATATAGCATTAGCTGCCCCAGTAGCTCATATTTGGTATTCTAAAGGAACACCGAATAAGATGTCTCTTATTTTAGGAATTTCTCCAAAAGAGTTAGAGTCAGTTTTATATTTTGCTAGATATATAGTAACAGCTAGTGAAGAGCCAACTTTAAAAATTGGTAAAATCATAACTGAAAAAGAGTACAAGCTATATAAGCAAATGTACGGAAAGCAATTTGAAGCAAAAATGGGAGCAGAAGCTATTTTAAAACTATTAGAGATGATAGATTTAGAAGAGTTAAGAGTAGAGTTAGAAAAAGAACTTGAAGATGTAAATTCTGCACAAAAGAGAAAGAAGTTAGTTAAAAGATTAAAGATAACTAGAGACTTTATAGCATCTGGTAACTTACCTCAATGGATGATTTTAAAGAATGTTCCAGTAATTCCAGCTGATTTAAGACCAATGGTTCAATTAGATGGTGGAAGATTTGCTACTTCTGACTTAAATGATTTATATAGAAGAGTTATCAATAGAAACAACAGATTGAAGAGACTTTTAGAAATAAAAGCTCCAGAAATTGTTGTAAAAAATGAGAAAAGAATGCTTCAAGAAGCAGTTGACGCTCTAATTGATAACGGAAGAAGAGGAAAGCCAGTTGTTGCTCAAAATAACAGAGAGTTAAAATCACTTTCTGATATGTTAAAAGGAAAGCAAGGTAGATTTAGACAAAACCTACTTGGAAAAAGAGTAGATTACTCTGCAAGATCGGTTATCGTTGTAGGACCTTCTTTAAAAATGCACCAGTGTGGAATTCCTAAAAAGATGGCTCTTGAGTTATACAAACCTTTCATAATGAGAGAGTTAGTAAAAAGAGAGTTAGCTTCTAATATAAAAACAGCAAAAAAATTAGTTGAAGATGCTGATGATAAAGTTTGGGATGTAATTGAGGATGTTATTCAAGACCACCCTGTTTTATTAAACAGAGCTCCAACACTACATAGATTATCAATACAAGCTTTCGAACCAGTATTAATAGAAGGAAAGGCAATAAGATTACATCCGTTAGTATGTTCAGCATTTAATGCGGATTTCGATGGAGACCAAATGGCCGTTCACTTAATGTTATCACCAGAAGCTATAATGGAAGCAAAACTTCTTATGTTAGCTCCAAATAACATAATATCTCCATCAAATGGAGAACCAATAGCTGTACCATCTCAGGATATGGTTATGGGATGTTTCTATATGACAAAAGATAGACCTGGAGCAAAAGGAGAAGGAAAATCTTTCTCTAATAAAGAGCAAGTTTTAACAGCTTATGATAGAGATATCCTAGATACTCACGCTATCGTAAATGTTAGAATAAATGGTGAAATGGTTAAAACTACAGCTGGTAGAATCATGTTTAATGAGATGTTACCAGAAGTAAATAAGCAATATGATGTAACATTCGGAAAATCTCAATTAAAAAAACTTATTGGTAAATTATATGAGATGCACGGATTTACAAAAACTGCAGAGTTAATAAATGATATTAAAAACTTTGGATATCATTATGCAACATTTGCAGGAGTTTCAGTAGGTATTGAAGACTTAGAGATTCCAGAAACTAAAAAATCAATCTTAGAAGAAGCGGATCAAAAAGTTGCAGAAATTGAAGCAGATTATAAAGCTGGAAAAATCATAAACGAAGAGAGATATAGAAAAACTGTAGCTCTTTGGTCAGAAACAACAGCTAAAGTAACTGATGCAATGATGAGTGGACTAGATCAGTTTAACCCGGTTTATATGATGGCGAACTCTGGAGCCAGAGGATCGATTGCACAGATGAGACAGCTTGCGGCAATGAGAGGAAACATGGCCGATACACAAGGTAGAATCATCGAGGTTCCAATTAAAGCGAACTTTAGAGAAGGACTAACAGTATTAGAGTTCTTCATGTCATCACACGGAGCTAGAAAAGGTCTAGCTGATACGGCGTTAAGAACTGCCGATTCAGGATATTTAACAAGAAGACTAGTTGATATATCACACGAAGTTATTGTAAATTCAATTGATTGTGGAACTCACGAAGGAATTGAAGTAGCAGAACTAGTTTCAGATGGACAAGTAATTGAAAAATTATCTGAAAGATTAATAGGTAGAGTACCTGCTGAAGATGTAGTATATGAAGGAGAAGTAATTGCTAGAAGAAACGAGATGTTTACAAAAGAGCAAATCGCTAGAATTACAGAACTTGAAATCAAGAAAATAAAAATAAGATCTCCATTAACATGTGACCTTGAAAAAGGAGTTTGTCAAAAATGTTATGGAATGGATTTAGCTAACCATAAAGAGATATTACTAGGAGAAGCGGTTGGAGTTATAGCAGCTCAATCAATCGGAGAACCTGGTACACAGCTTACAATGAGAACATTCCATACTGGAGGAGTTGCCACAGCGACTGCTGCTGCAACAAGTATTAAAGCTGAAAATACTGGAAAGGTTGTATTCAAAGATATAAAACTTCTAGAAAATCAAGAGACTCAAGAGAAAATTGTAGTTTCTCAATCAGCTAAAATTTTAATAGGAAACTATGATTATGAGATTGCTTCAGGATCTATCTTAATAGTTGAAGAAGGTCAAGAAGTAAAACCAGGAGATGTTTTAGTAACATTTGATCCATATCATATCCCTATTATTGCAAACCAAGATGGAAGAATCGAATATAGAGAGTTATATGTAAAAGAAAACTTTGATGAAAAGTATAACGTTACAGAATATATGGCTATAAAGACTGTAGAATCTGGAGATTCAAACCCAAGAGTAGTTATATTCGATGAGGATGGAACTGCAAAAGAAAGTTACTCAATACCATTTGGAGCATACTTAATGGTTAGAGAGGGTGAGTCAGTAAGAACAGGACAAATCATAGCAAAAATTATAAAAGAGGGAGAAGGAACGAAAGACATCACTGGAGGTCTTCCAAGAATTCAAGAGCTATTTGAAGCTAGAAACCCTAAAGGAAAAGCTATTCTATCAGAAATAGATGGAAAAGTTGAAGTAACAGGAAGAAAGAAGAAAGGTATGAGAGTAATAATCATAAGATCTACTTCTGATTCTGAAAACTTTAAAGAATACTTAGCACCAGTTGGAGAACATTTAGTTGTAACAGATGGAATGTTAATTAAAGCTGGAGATAAAATAACAGATGGAGCTATATCACCATTTGACGTTCTAAACATCAAAGGATTAGTTGCAGCAGAGCAGTTTATACTAGAATCTGTACAACAAGTATATAGAGACCAAGGAGTTACTGTAAATGATAAACATATAGAGATTATCGTTAAGCAGATGTTTAAGAAAGTAAGAATTGTAGAATCTGGAGCTTCATTATTCTTAGAAGATGAAGTTGTAGAGAAGAGAGTTGTTGAATTAGAAAACAACAAATTAAGAGCTGAAGGAAAAGCAGAGATCAAATATGAGCCTGTTATCCAAGGTATTACAAAAGCAGCTGTTAATACAGGAAGTTTCATATCAGCAGCATCATTCCAAGAAACTACAAAAGTACTTTCAAATGCAGCAATAGAAGGTAAAGAGGACTACTTAGAGGGACTTAAAGAGAATGTAATTATAGGTAAGAAAATTCCAGCAGGAACTGGATATAAAGCTTATAAAAACATAGTTCCAGTTGAGATAGAGGACTAA